Proteins from one Streptomyces sp. NBC_00390 genomic window:
- a CDS encoding sodium/solute symporter, translated as MISFSSEAQTMSLVAFITVITVTLLLCVMTGPDRDDLGEFYTGYRSLSPMQSGLAIAGDYISASTVLATIGVIALIGYDGLTLALSTVLSLVLMMFLLAEPLRNAGRFTMGDVFTRRTPGPAVRMTTAAVTLVALLPLVVFQLAGAGDLLAVVLGFHGEGFKTGAIVFLGLLMIAYAAIGGMKGTAFIQIVKTVVLLGASTAIAALILNRFDFSVPDLLDAAKAGSGLGDLYLTSGMQFGGSEIDMITAQLTVVLGAAVLPHITMRMFTARSAAAVRRSMSWAVSTVVVTCVLLAVIGFGAAAIVGHKVLVAGDPQGKTAFLMVSQAVMGADPTTFETLLFTAVATAIFLTLLASVAGITLACANTLAHDFIAHGLRRSNLSPFKEMAIARSAAAGVGLVALFLAAAARELPLQAMVTLSFCIGASAVAPALVYSLFWRRYTRRGLLATLIVGAGSALILMTGSNLVSGTPQAMFPAQDFNWFPFTTSGLVSVPLGFLAGWIATIRSPREAAVQEQQYEPFETTILTGASSRES; from the coding sequence ATGATCAGCTTCAGCTCCGAAGCCCAGACCATGTCCCTGGTCGCGTTCATCACCGTCATCACCGTCACGCTGCTGCTGTGTGTGATGACCGGCCCCGACCGCGACGACCTGGGCGAGTTCTACACCGGCTACCGCTCGCTGTCCCCGATGCAGAGCGGCCTCGCCATCGCCGGCGACTACATCTCCGCGAGCACCGTGCTCGCCACCATCGGCGTCATCGCGCTGATCGGCTACGACGGGCTCACGCTCGCCCTGAGCACCGTGCTCTCGCTGGTCCTGATGATGTTCCTGCTCGCCGAACCGCTGCGGAACGCGGGCCGGTTCACGATGGGTGACGTCTTCACCCGCCGTACCCCCGGCCCGGCCGTGCGAATGACCACGGCCGCTGTCACCTTGGTCGCGCTGCTGCCGCTGGTGGTCTTCCAGCTCGCGGGCGCGGGCGATCTGCTGGCCGTCGTCCTCGGCTTCCACGGCGAGGGCTTCAAGACGGGCGCCATCGTGTTCCTGGGGCTGCTGATGATCGCCTACGCGGCCATCGGCGGCATGAAGGGCACCGCCTTCATCCAGATCGTCAAGACCGTCGTCCTGCTCGGTGCGTCCACCGCCATCGCGGCGCTCATCCTGAACCGCTTCGACTTCAGCGTGCCCGACCTCCTGGACGCGGCGAAGGCCGGCAGCGGCCTCGGGGACCTGTACCTCACCTCCGGCATGCAGTTCGGCGGCAGTGAGATCGACATGATCACGGCGCAGCTCACCGTCGTGCTCGGTGCGGCGGTCCTGCCGCACATCACCATGCGTATGTTCACCGCCCGCAGCGCGGCCGCCGTACGGCGATCGATGTCCTGGGCCGTGTCGACCGTCGTCGTCACCTGCGTCCTGCTCGCCGTGATCGGCTTCGGCGCGGCGGCGATCGTCGGGCACAAGGTGCTCGTCGCCGGCGACCCGCAGGGCAAGACCGCGTTCCTGATGGTCAGCCAGGCCGTCATGGGCGCGGACCCGACCACCTTCGAGACCCTGCTGTTCACGGCGGTGGCCACGGCGATCTTCCTCACCCTGCTCGCCTCGGTCGCCGGAATCACTCTGGCCTGTGCCAACACCCTGGCGCACGACTTCATCGCCCACGGGCTGCGCAGGTCCAACCTGTCGCCGTTCAAGGAGATGGCCATCGCCCGGAGCGCGGCGGCGGGCGTCGGCCTGGTCGCACTCTTCCTCGCGGCAGCGGCCAGGGAGCTGCCCCTCCAGGCCATGGTCACCCTGTCGTTCTGCATCGGCGCGTCTGCGGTCGCCCCCGCACTGGTCTACAGCCTGTTCTGGCGCCGCTACACGCGCCGGGGTCTGCTGGCCACCCTGATCGTGGGCGCCGGCTCCGCGCTCATCCTGATGACCGGCAGCAACCTCGTCTCGGGCACCCCGCAGGCCATGTTCCCCGCTCAGGACTTCAACTGGTTCCCGTTCACCACCTCGGGTCTCGTGTCGGTCCCGCTGGGCTTCCTGGCGGGCTGGATCGCCACGATCCGCTCCCCGCGCGAGGCAGCGGTGCAGGAGCAGCAGTACGAGCCGTTCGAGACGACGATCCTCACGGGCGCGTCGTCACGCGAGTCCTGA
- a CDS encoding DUF485 domain-containing protein, with protein sequence MSYHHRFPDPPPSQQPWSAAPQYGGTAPQAWDQSWGTPQAWDETWDTAPQAEPEPDRHYGDPYSSRDDMHQLRRGYQKLRRVSTFTALGYFVAFLFLSGYAPGMMTGEVSGGLTTGVLLGLLTLPVTLAAIAAYERIARRRVDPLAATIREHAEYAAQAAAPWQERPSRTAQAGRQHRAGGAHA encoded by the coding sequence ATGTCGTACCACCACCGCTTCCCGGACCCACCGCCCTCGCAGCAGCCCTGGAGCGCGGCCCCCCAGTACGGGGGCACCGCCCCGCAGGCATGGGACCAGAGCTGGGGCACCCCGCAGGCATGGGACGAGACCTGGGACACCGCCCCGCAGGCGGAGCCGGAGCCCGACCGTCACTACGGCGATCCGTACAGCTCCCGCGACGACATGCACCAGCTCCGCAGGGGCTACCAGAAGCTCCGGCGCGTCTCGACCTTCACCGCGCTCGGTTACTTCGTCGCGTTCCTCTTCCTGTCCGGTTACGCCCCCGGGATGATGACCGGCGAGGTCTCCGGCGGCCTCACCACCGGCGTGCTGCTCGGGCTCCTCACGCTGCCCGTCACGCTGGCGGCGATCGCGGCCTACGAGCGCATCGCACGCCGCCGCGTCGACCCGCTCGCCGCGACGATCCGTGAACACGCCGAGTACGCGGCCCAGGCGGCCGCACCCTGGCAGGAGCGCCCGAGCCGTACCGCGCAGGCCGGCCGGCAGCACCGCGCGGGAGGTGCGCACGCATGA
- a CDS encoding MFS transporter encodes MTKGPGVGTTDESPGGRAAAGITGLDDARAAPAGRRRGAVVAALMLGMALAALDGTVVSTAVPQIVGDLGGFAVFSWLFSGYLLAATVTLPVYGKLSDTFGRKPVLVAGIVLFLIGSLLCAAAWSMTSLIAFRVVQGLGGGALQGTVQTIAADLYPLEERPRIQARLSTVWATSAVAGPAIGGLLAAYADWRWIFLINLPVGAVALWLVVRHLVEPARAAPAVRPRIDWAGALLVFATGTLLLTALVQGGVAWPWLSAPSLAMFGGSAVLIAATVAVERRAAEPVIPGWVWRRRTIAAVNLALGALGLLMVAPTVFLPTYAQSVLGLGPIAAGFVLSIMTLSWPVSAALSSRVYTRIGFRRTAIIGISLAGLILAAFPLLPYPAEPWQPALVMLLLGGALGLFQLPLIVGVQSTVGWSERGTTTASVLFCRQVGQTMGAALFGALANAVIASRLGGGDLDSVSHALAGAGSAPAEHLRHAVATAVDRVYMGAAGAAGLALLAVILVAPRRFPVIADKPDA; translated from the coding sequence ATGACGAAAGGACCCGGCGTGGGCACCACGGACGAGAGCCCCGGCGGCCGTGCGGCCGCCGGGATCACCGGTCTTGACGACGCCCGGGCCGCTCCCGCCGGCCGGCGGCGTGGCGCCGTCGTGGCCGCGCTGATGCTCGGGATGGCGCTCGCTGCGCTCGACGGGACCGTCGTGTCCACGGCCGTACCGCAGATCGTCGGCGACCTCGGGGGCTTCGCCGTCTTCTCGTGGCTCTTCTCCGGCTACCTGCTCGCCGCCACCGTCACCCTGCCGGTGTACGGCAAGCTCTCCGACACCTTCGGCCGCAAGCCCGTCCTGGTCGCCGGCATCGTGCTCTTCCTGATCGGCTCGCTGCTGTGCGCCGCCGCCTGGAGCATGACCTCGCTCATCGCCTTCCGTGTGGTGCAAGGACTCGGTGGCGGCGCGCTCCAGGGCACCGTGCAGACCATCGCCGCCGATCTCTATCCCCTCGAGGAACGCCCCAGGATCCAGGCCCGACTGTCCACGGTGTGGGCGACGTCGGCGGTCGCCGGTCCCGCGATCGGCGGGCTGCTCGCCGCGTACGCCGACTGGCGCTGGATCTTCCTGATCAACCTCCCGGTCGGCGCGGTCGCCCTGTGGCTGGTGGTCCGCCATCTCGTCGAACCGGCCCGGGCGGCACCGGCCGTCCGCCCCCGTATCGACTGGGCGGGCGCGCTGCTGGTGTTCGCCACCGGCACCCTGCTGCTGACGGCGCTGGTCCAGGGCGGCGTCGCCTGGCCCTGGCTGTCGGCGCCCTCGCTCGCGATGTTCGGCGGCAGCGCCGTACTGATCGCGGCGACCGTCGCCGTGGAACGGCGCGCCGCGGAGCCGGTCATCCCCGGCTGGGTGTGGCGCCGCCGCACCATCGCGGCCGTCAACCTCGCGCTCGGGGCCCTGGGCCTGCTGATGGTCGCCCCGACGGTCTTCCTGCCGACCTACGCCCAGTCCGTGCTCGGCCTCGGTCCGATCGCCGCCGGCTTCGTCCTGTCGATCATGACGCTCAGCTGGCCGGTCAGCGCCGCCCTGTCCAGCCGCGTCTACACCCGCATCGGCTTCCGGCGGACGGCCATCATCGGTATCTCGCTGGCCGGGCTGATCCTCGCGGCCTTCCCGCTGCTGCCCTATCCCGCCGAGCCCTGGCAGCCGGCCCTGGTCATGCTGCTGCTCGGCGGAGCGCTCGGACTGTTCCAGCTGCCGCTGATCGTCGGCGTCCAGTCCACGGTGGGCTGGTCGGAGCGCGGCACGACCACCGCCTCGGTCCTGTTCTGCCGCCAGGTCGGCCAGACCATGGGCGCTGCGCTGTTCGGCGCGCTCGCCAACGCGGTGATCGCGTCCCGCCTCGGCGGCGGCGATCTGGACTCGGTCTCCCACGCCCTGGCCGGCGCCGGTTCGGCGCCCGCGGAGCATCTGCGGCACGCCGTGGCGACGGCGGTGGACCGGGTGTACATGGGGGCGGCGGGTGCGGCCGGCCTCGCGCTACTGGCGGTGATCCTGGTGGCGCCGCGGAGATTCCCGGTCATCGCCGACAAGCCGGACGCCTGA
- a CDS encoding ABC transporter ATP-binding protein: MTTAVTTPARGETGGRSAVAARGRQVVKAYGAGETRVVALDHVDVDIARGQFTAIMGPSGSGKSTLMHCLAGLDTVTSGQIHIDETEITGLKDKKLTQLRRDRIGFIFQAFNLLPTLNALENITLPMDIAGRKPDAAWLNRVVETVGLADRLGHRPTQLSGGQQQRVAVARALAARPEIIFGDEPTGNLDSRAGAEVLGFLRRSVDELGQTIVMVTHDPVAASYADRVLYLADGRIVDEMHRPTADAVLDRMKDFDARGRTS; the protein is encoded by the coding sequence GTGACTACGGCTGTAACCACCCCCGCACGAGGGGAAACCGGAGGGCGGTCGGCCGTCGCCGCACGGGGGCGGCAGGTCGTCAAGGCATACGGCGCCGGTGAGACCCGCGTGGTCGCGCTCGACCACGTCGATGTGGACATCGCACGCGGGCAGTTCACGGCCATCATGGGGCCGTCCGGCTCCGGTAAGTCGACGCTGATGCACTGCCTGGCCGGGCTCGACACCGTCACCTCCGGGCAGATCCACATCGACGAGACCGAGATCACCGGTCTCAAGGACAAGAAGCTCACCCAACTGCGTCGGGACCGCATCGGCTTCATCTTCCAGGCGTTCAACCTGCTGCCGACGCTCAACGCCCTGGAGAACATCACGCTTCCCATGGACATCGCCGGCCGTAAGCCGGACGCCGCTTGGCTGAACCGGGTTGTCGAGACCGTGGGTCTGGCGGACCGGCTGGGGCACCGGCCCACCCAGCTCTCGGGCGGTCAGCAGCAGCGTGTCGCGGTCGCCAGGGCGCTCGCCGCCCGGCCCGAGATCATCTTCGGTGACGAGCCGACAGGAAACCTGGACTCGCGTGCCGGCGCGGAGGTGCTGGGCTTCCTGCGGCGCTCCGTCGACGAGCTGGGCCAGACCATCGTGATGGTCACCCACGACCCCGTCGCCGCCTCCTACGCGGACCGCGTCCTGTACCTGGCCGACGGCCGGATCGTCGACGAGATGCACCGGCCCACCGCCGACGCCGTCCTCGACCGCATGAAGGACTTCGACGCCCGGGGGCGGACGTCGTGA
- a CDS encoding ABC transporter permease, which produces MTVLKTSLRNFFAHKGRMALSAVAVLLSVAFVSGTLVFTDTMNTTFDKLFAATASDVTVSAKGSGDDDNPATGKPATLPASLVQQVERAEGVKSAEGAVVSMSVTVVNSENKNMGSTGGAPTIAGAWTQNDLKAMEITSGHGPRGPTEVMVDADTADKHGLKLGDELRTITVTGDFTAKISGIASFKVTNPGAAVVYFDTATAQRELLGREGLFTHIAVTAAPGVSDDVLKRNVDAALEAPYKLQTAKEAADAGREEVGSFLKVMKYAMLGFAGIALLVGIFLIVNTFSMLVAQRTREIGLMRAIGSSRGQVNRSVLVEALLLGFVGSVAGVAAGVGLAVGLMKLMSATGMNLSTADLTVKWTTPLVGMTLGVVVTVFAAYIPARRAGKVSPMAALRDAGTPADGKAGRVRALIGLVLTGGGAAALMVATQADKAREGSMFLGLGVVLTLIGFVVVGPLLAGVVVRVISALVLRMFGPVGRMAERNALRNPRRTGATGAALMIGLALVACLSVVGSSMVASATEQLDKSVGADFIMQSAGNDGRAIVPQAQRALERTPGIEYVTEYKGMPAKITAPDGKAEDEQLVAADPTYAQDLRRETVAGELSAAYGKNAMSVGDAYAERHGVKVGDTIKVAFKNGGTAGLKVAAITSDDTSVDKGAMYMNITTAAQYVPADKMPKNMIMFAKAEDGKEKEAYAAVKKSLAKYPQYKVQNQTDFKEDLKKQVGQLLNIVYGLLALAIIVAVLGVVNTLALSVVERTREIGLMRAIGLSRRQLRRMIRLESVVIALFGALLGLGLGMGWGTAAQKLLALEGLGVLEIPWPTITTVFVASAFVGLFAALVPAFRAGRMNVLNAIASE; this is translated from the coding sequence GTGACCGTGCTCAAGACCTCCCTGCGCAACTTCTTCGCGCACAAGGGCCGGATGGCCCTCTCGGCGGTGGCGGTGCTGCTGTCCGTGGCCTTCGTGTCCGGCACGCTGGTGTTCACCGACACCATGAACACCACCTTCGACAAGCTCTTCGCCGCGACCGCCTCCGACGTCACCGTCAGCGCCAAGGGCTCGGGCGACGACGACAACCCGGCGACCGGCAAGCCCGCCACACTGCCCGCCTCGCTCGTCCAGCAGGTGGAGAGGGCCGAGGGGGTGAAGTCCGCAGAGGGCGCGGTCGTCTCCATGAGCGTGACGGTCGTCAACTCCGAGAACAAGAACATGGGTTCCACGGGCGGCGCACCGACGATCGCCGGTGCCTGGACGCAGAACGACCTCAAGGCGATGGAGATCACCTCCGGCCACGGCCCGCGCGGTCCCACCGAGGTGATGGTCGACGCCGACACCGCGGACAAGCACGGCCTGAAGCTCGGCGACGAACTGCGCACCATCACCGTCACCGGTGACTTCACCGCGAAGATCTCCGGCATCGCCTCCTTCAAGGTCACCAACCCGGGCGCGGCCGTCGTCTACTTCGACACCGCTACCGCCCAGCGTGAACTGCTCGGCAGGGAGGGCCTGTTCACCCACATCGCGGTCACCGCCGCGCCGGGCGTCAGCGACGATGTGCTCAAGCGGAACGTGGACGCGGCGCTGGAGGCCCCGTACAAGCTGCAGACCGCGAAGGAAGCCGCGGACGCGGGCCGTGAGGAAGTCGGATCCTTCCTCAAGGTGATGAAGTACGCGATGCTCGGCTTCGCCGGGATCGCCCTCCTCGTCGGCATCTTCCTGATCGTCAACACCTTCTCGATGCTGGTCGCCCAGCGCACCCGCGAGATCGGCCTGATGCGGGCGATCGGCTCCAGCCGCGGCCAGGTCAACCGTTCCGTGCTCGTCGAGGCGCTGCTGCTCGGGTTCGTCGGCTCCGTCGCGGGCGTCGCCGCCGGCGTCGGCCTCGCCGTCGGTCTGATGAAGCTGATGTCGGCGACGGGCATGAACCTCTCTACAGCCGACCTGACCGTGAAGTGGACGACCCCTCTCGTCGGCATGACGCTCGGCGTCGTCGTCACCGTCTTCGCCGCGTACATCCCGGCCCGCCGGGCCGGCAAGGTCTCCCCGATGGCCGCCCTGCGCGACGCCGGAACTCCGGCGGACGGCAAGGCCGGCCGGGTCCGCGCCCTGATCGGCCTTGTCCTCACCGGCGGCGGCGCCGCGGCACTGATGGTCGCCACGCAGGCCGACAAGGCGCGCGAGGGCTCGATGTTCCTCGGCCTCGGCGTGGTCCTGACCCTCATCGGCTTCGTGGTCGTCGGCCCGCTGCTGGCGGGCGTCGTGGTCAGGGTGATCAGCGCGCTGGTGCTGCGGATGTTCGGCCCGGTCGGCCGCATGGCCGAGCGCAACGCACTGCGCAACCCACGCCGTACGGGAGCGACCGGCGCCGCCCTGATGATCGGCCTCGCCCTGGTGGCGTGCCTGTCGGTGGTCGGCTCGTCCATGGTCGCCTCGGCGACCGAGCAGCTCGACAAGTCGGTCGGCGCCGACTTCATCATGCAGTCCGCCGGCAACGACGGCCGGGCCATCGTCCCCCAGGCCCAGCGGGCCCTGGAGCGGACACCGGGCATCGAGTACGTCACCGAGTACAAGGGCATGCCGGCGAAGATCACCGCGCCGGACGGCAAGGCGGAGGACGAGCAACTGGTCGCCGCCGACCCGACGTACGCCCAGGACCTCCGCCGCGAGACCGTCGCCGGCGAGCTCTCGGCCGCCTACGGGAAGAACGCGATGTCCGTCGGTGACGCCTACGCCGAGCGCCATGGCGTCAAGGTCGGCGACACGATCAAGGTCGCGTTCAAGAACGGCGGGACGGCCGGCCTGAAGGTCGCGGCGATCACCTCCGACGACACGAGCGTCGACAAGGGCGCGATGTACATGAACATCACGACCGCCGCGCAGTATGTGCCCGCCGACAAGATGCCGAAGAACATGATCATGTTCGCGAAGGCGGAGGACGGCAAGGAGAAGGAGGCCTACGCCGCCGTCAAGAAGTCGCTGGCCAAGTACCCGCAGTACAAGGTGCAGAACCAGACCGACTTCAAGGAGGACCTGAAGAAGCAGGTCGGCCAGCTGCTGAACATCGTCTACGGCCTGCTGGCACTCGCCATCATCGTCGCCGTGCTGGGTGTGGTGAACACCCTCGCCCTGTCGGTGGTCGAGCGGACCCGGGAGATCGGTCTGATGCGGGCGATCGGCCTCTCGCGCCGCCAGCTGCGCCGCATGATCCGCCTGGAGTCCGTCGTCATTGCCCTGTTCGGCGCGCTGCTCGGCCTCGGCCTGGGCATGGGCTGGGGCACGGCGGCCCAGAAGCTGCTGGCGCTCGAGGGCCTGGGCGTCCTGGAGATCCCGTGGCCGACGATCACGACGGTCTTCGTGGCCTCGGCGTTCGTGGGTCTGTTCGCGGCGCTGGTGCCGGCGTTCCGGGCAGGACGGATGAACGTGCTGAACGCGATCGCCTCGGAGTAG
- the mfd gene encoding transcription-repair coupling factor: MSLHGLLDAVVRDPALAEAVKTAGDGHRMHVDLVGPPAARPFAVAALAREARRTVLAVTATGREAEDLAAALRSLLPGEGVVDYPAWETLPHERLSPRSDTVGRRLAVLRRLAHPSADDPATGPVSVVVAPVRSVLQPQVKGLGDLEPVSLRTGQQADLNEVVDGLAAAAYARVELVEKRGEFAVRGGILDVFPPTEEHPLRVEFWGDDVEEIRYFKVADQRSLEVAEHGLWAPPCRELLLTEDVRRRAAALAEEHPELGELLGKIAEGIAVEGMESLAPVLVDDMELLLDVLPKGSMAVVCDPERVRTRAADLVATSHEFLQASWAATAGGGEAPIDLDAASLWGIADVRDRARELGMMWWSVSPFAADVDLDDDTLKLGMHAPETYRGDTARALADTKGWLADGWRTVFVTEAHGPAARTVEVLGGEGIAARLDADLTDVSPSLVHVATGSIDYGFIDPALKLAVLTETDLSGQKAAGKDGQRMPTRRRKTIDPLTLEVGDYIVHEQHGVGRYLEMVQRTVQGATREYLLVEYAPAKRGQPGDRLYIPTDQLEQVTKYVGGEAPTLHRLGGADWTKTKARAKKAVKEIAADLIKLYSARMAAPGHAFAPDTPWQRELEDAFPYVETPDQLSTIAEVKEDMEKTVPMDRLICGDVGYGKTEIAVRAAFKAVQDGKQAAVLVPTTLLVQQHFGTFSERYSQFPVNVRALSRFQSDAEAKATLEGLRDGAVDIVIGTHRLFSSETKFKDLGLVIVDEEQRFGVEHKEQLKKLRANVDVLTMSATPIPRTLEMAVTGIREMSTITTPPEERHPVLTFVGPYEEKQLGAAIRRELLREGQVFYIHNRVESIDRAAARLRDIVPEARIATAHGQMPESALEQVVVDFWEKKFDVLVSTTIVESGIDISNANTLIVERGDNFGLSQLHQLRGRVGRGRERGYAYFLYPPEKPLTETAHERLATIAQHTEMGAGMYVAMKDLEIRGAGNLLGGEQSGHIAGVGFDLYIRMVGEAVADYRAAVEGGVEEEPPLEVKIELPVDAHVPHDYAPGERLRLQAYRAIASANSEEDIKAVREELTDRYGKLPEPVENLLLVAGLRMLARACGVGEIVLQGSNIRFAPVELRESQELRLKRLYPRTVIKPAIHQILVPRPTSGKIGGKPVVGRELLAWTGEFLTTILGS; encoded by the coding sequence ATGAGCCTGCACGGTCTGCTCGATGCCGTCGTACGTGACCCGGCGCTCGCCGAAGCGGTCAAGACGGCCGGCGACGGCCACCGGATGCACGTCGACCTGGTGGGCCCGCCCGCCGCGCGGCCCTTCGCGGTCGCCGCGCTCGCCCGCGAGGCCCGGCGGACCGTGCTGGCCGTCACCGCGACCGGCCGGGAGGCCGAGGACCTGGCCGCCGCGCTGCGCTCCCTGCTGCCGGGCGAGGGCGTCGTCGACTACCCCGCGTGGGAGACCCTGCCGCACGAACGGCTCTCGCCCCGCTCCGACACGGTCGGCCGCCGGCTCGCCGTGCTGCGCCGCCTCGCCCACCCGTCGGCGGACGATCCGGCCACAGGCCCCGTCAGCGTCGTCGTCGCACCCGTACGGTCGGTGCTGCAGCCGCAGGTCAAAGGGCTCGGCGACCTGGAGCCCGTGTCGCTGCGCACCGGGCAGCAGGCCGATCTGAACGAGGTCGTCGACGGTCTCGCGGCCGCCGCGTACGCGCGGGTGGAGCTGGTTGAGAAGCGCGGCGAGTTCGCGGTGCGCGGCGGCATCCTGGACGTCTTCCCGCCCACCGAGGAGCACCCCCTGCGGGTGGAGTTCTGGGGCGACGACGTCGAGGAGATCCGCTACTTCAAGGTCGCCGACCAGCGCTCGCTGGAGGTCGCCGAGCACGGGCTGTGGGCGCCTCCCTGCCGTGAGCTGCTGCTCACCGAGGACGTGCGCCGACGGGCCGCGGCGCTCGCGGAGGAGCACCCGGAGCTCGGTGAACTGCTCGGCAAGATCGCCGAGGGCATCGCGGTGGAGGGCATGGAGTCCCTCGCCCCGGTCCTCGTCGACGACATGGAACTGCTGCTGGACGTGCTCCCCAAGGGCTCCATGGCCGTGGTCTGCGACCCGGAGCGGGTCCGCACCCGTGCCGCCGACCTGGTGGCGACTTCGCACGAGTTCCTCCAGGCGTCGTGGGCGGCGACCGCGGGCGGAGGAGAGGCGCCGATCGATCTCGACGCGGCCTCGCTGTGGGGGATCGCGGACGTGCGGGACCGGGCGCGCGAGCTCGGCATGATGTGGTGGTCCGTATCCCCGTTCGCGGCGGATGTCGACCTCGACGACGACACGCTCAAGCTGGGCATGCACGCCCCTGAGACCTACCGCGGCGACACCGCCCGTGCGCTCGCCGACACCAAGGGCTGGCTGGCGGACGGCTGGCGCACGGTGTTCGTCACCGAGGCGCACGGCCCCGCGGCCCGCACGGTCGAGGTGCTCGGCGGCGAGGGCATCGCGGCCCGGCTCGACGCCGACCTCACCGACGTCTCCCCGTCGCTCGTCCATGTCGCCACCGGCTCCATCGACTACGGCTTCATCGATCCGGCGCTCAAACTGGCCGTGCTCACCGAGACCGATCTGTCCGGCCAGAAGGCGGCCGGCAAGGACGGCCAGCGGATGCCCACCCGGCGCCGCAAGACCATCGACCCGCTCACCCTCGAGGTCGGCGACTACATCGTGCACGAGCAGCACGGCGTGGGCCGCTACCTGGAGATGGTGCAGCGCACCGTGCAGGGCGCGACGCGCGAGTATCTGCTGGTGGAGTACGCCCCGGCCAAGCGCGGCCAGCCCGGCGACCGGCTCTACATCCCCACCGACCAGCTGGAGCAGGTCACCAAGTACGTGGGCGGCGAGGCGCCGACGCTGCACCGGCTCGGCGGCGCGGACTGGACGAAGACGAAGGCGCGCGCCAAGAAGGCCGTGAAGGAGATCGCCGCCGACCTGATCAAGCTCTACTCCGCGCGGATGGCTGCGCCCGGGCATGCGTTCGCCCCGGACACGCCGTGGCAGCGCGAGCTGGAGGACGCGTTCCCGTACGTCGAGACGCCCGACCAGCTCTCCACGATCGCCGAGGTCAAGGAGGACATGGAGAAGACGGTCCCGATGGACCGGCTGATCTGCGGCGACGTCGGCTACGGCAAGACGGAGATCGCCGTGCGCGCGGCCTTCAAGGCGGTACAGGACGGCAAGCAGGCCGCGGTCCTCGTCCCGACCACGCTCCTGGTGCAGCAGCACTTCGGCACGTTCTCCGAGCGGTACTCCCAGTTCCCGGTGAATGTACGGGCGTTGTCCCGCTTCCAGTCGGACGCGGAGGCGAAGGCGACACTGGAGGGCCTGCGGGACGGCGCCGTCGACATCGTCATCGGCACCCACCGTCTCTTCTCCTCGGAGACGAAGTTCAAGGACCTGGGCCTGGTCATCGTCGACGAGGAGCAGCGCTTCGGCGTCGAGCACAAGGAGCAGCTGAAGAAGCTGCGGGCCAACGTGGACGTGCTGACGATGTCGGCCACCCCCATCCCCCGCACGCTGGAGATGGCGGTCACCGGCATTCGCGAGATGTCCACGATCACCACCCCGCCGGAGGAGCGGCACCCGGTTCTCACCTTCGTCGGCCCGTACGAGGAGAAGCAGCTCGGCGCGGCCATCCGGCGTGAACTGCTGCGTGAGGGCCAGGTCTTCTACATCCACAACCGTGTGGAGTCGATCGACCGGGCCGCGGCCCGGCTGCGCGACATCGTGCCCGAGGCCCGCATCGCGACCGCCCACGGCCAGATGCCCGAGTCGGCCCTGGAGCAGGTCGTGGTGGACTTCTGGGAGAAGAAGTTCGACGTGCTCGTCTCGACGACCATCGTCGAGTCCGGAATCGACATCTCCAACGCGAACACCCTGATCGTCGAGCGCGGCGACAACTTCGGCCTCTCGCAGCTGCACCAGCTGCGCGGCCGTGTGGGGCGTGGCCGTGAGCGGGGCTACGCCTACTTCCTCTACCCGCCGGAGAAGCCGCTCACCGAGACCGCGCACGAACGTCTCGCCACGATCGCCCAGCACACCGAGATGGGTGCGGGCATGTATGTCGCGATGAAGGACCTGGAGATCCGCGGCGCGGGAAACCTCCTGGGCGGCGAGCAGTCCGGCCATATCGCGGGCGTCGGCTTCGACCTGTACATCCGCATGGTGGGCGAGGCGGTCGCCGACTACCGTGCCGCCGTCGAGGGCGGCGTCGAGGAGGAGCCCCCGCTCGAGGTCAAGATCGAGCTCCCGGTCGACGCGCATGTCCCCCACGACTACGCCCCGGGCGAGCGGCTGCGTCTGCAGGCGTACCGCGCCATCGCCTCGGCCAACTCGGAGGAGGACATCAAGGCGGTCCGCGAGGAGTTGACCGACCGCTACGGCAAGCTGCCCGAGCCGGTCGAGAACCTCCTCCTCGTCGCCGGTCTGCGCATGCTGGCCCGCGCCTGCGGCGTCGGCGAGATCGTGCTCCAGGGCTCCAACATCCGCTTCGCCCCGGTCGAGTTGCGCGAATCGCAGGAGCTGCGTCTGAAGCGCCTGTACCCGCGTACGGTCATCAAGCCGGCGATCCACCAGATCCTGGTCCCGCGCCCGACGTCGGGCAAGATCGGCGGCAAGCCGGTGGTGGGGCGGGAACTGCTGGCGTGGACGGGTGAGTTCCTGACGACGATCCTGGGTTCGTAG